From the Paludisphaera mucosa genome, one window contains:
- a CDS encoding Trm112 family protein — MIKDDMLALLVCPLGRAPLRLEGESLVCTRCGLRYAIHDDIPNMLYEEAELPPGVKSIADLACSRTADVAKA; from the coding sequence ATGATCAAAGACGATATGCTCGCCCTTCTGGTCTGCCCGCTCGGCCGCGCCCCGCTGCGGCTCGAGGGCGAATCCCTCGTCTGCACCCGTTGCGGCCTCCGCTACGCCATCCACGACGACATCCCGAACATGCTGTACGAGGAGGCCGAGCTGCCGCCCGGCGTCAAGTCGATCGCCGACCTCGCGTGCTCCAGGACGGCCGACGTCGCGAAGGCCTGA
- a CDS encoding trypsin-like peptidase domain-containing protein: MALLLCLVCAGMAWDDGPPAAPAATPALDVVSAFEKVLTDVIARTEGSVVAIHRDKGENARETLAVRGRPRARTDAEARFAPIRPADDAAISFDFGSGVVIGDDGEILTAFHVVRGATRLVVRAVDRQEFEAEVIAADPRSDLAVIAPVAGPGLEKPRLKPIPLGDATTLRKGAFLVTLGNPFNAAMQDGRANASWGVLSNVARRVSYDPEVGSGRDRPPQLPHYPTLLQLDSKLNLGMSGGAVVNLKGELVGLTTTAASPAGYDAMAGYAFPIDHMGRRAVEALRQGKEVEYGLLGIRQTPGFTGNRREANRISEVSPNSPAALGDLLQGDAIVSINGVPVYDFSTLIVAVSAYAPGEKIRMKIIREGRELERTLVIAKFPVEGEIIATVRPPAWRGIRVDHRSLLIAPQLGLNPIEALPQGVVVREVEPGSPAEKAGLKPWQMIREVADRPVADPADFAKAVADRKGPVRLMTDRGPVTVAP; the protein is encoded by the coding sequence ATGGCGCTCTTGCTCTGCCTGGTCTGTGCGGGGATGGCGTGGGACGACGGCCCGCCGGCCGCGCCCGCGGCGACGCCGGCGCTCGACGTCGTCTCCGCGTTCGAGAAGGTCCTCACCGACGTGATCGCCCGGACCGAGGGCTCGGTCGTGGCCATCCATCGCGACAAGGGCGAGAACGCCCGCGAGACCCTGGCCGTGCGCGGCCGGCCCCGCGCCCGGACCGACGCCGAGGCGCGGTTCGCCCCCATCCGGCCGGCCGACGACGCGGCGATCTCGTTCGACTTCGGCTCGGGCGTGGTGATCGGCGACGACGGCGAGATCCTGACCGCCTTCCACGTCGTCCGGGGCGCCACCCGGCTGGTGGTCCGGGCCGTCGACCGCCAGGAGTTCGAGGCCGAGGTCATCGCCGCGGACCCCCGCAGCGACCTCGCCGTGATCGCGCCCGTCGCCGGCCCCGGCCTGGAGAAGCCCCGGCTCAAGCCGATCCCCCTGGGCGACGCGACGACCCTGCGCAAGGGGGCCTTCCTCGTCACCCTGGGGAACCCGTTCAACGCCGCGATGCAGGACGGCCGCGCCAACGCCAGCTGGGGCGTCCTCTCGAACGTCGCCCGCCGGGTCTCGTACGATCCGGAGGTCGGCTCGGGGAGGGACCGGCCCCCCCAGCTGCCGCACTATCCGACCCTGCTGCAGCTCGACTCCAAGCTCAACCTCGGCATGAGCGGCGGGGCCGTCGTGAACCTGAAGGGGGAGCTGGTGGGCCTGACCACCACGGCCGCCAGCCCCGCCGGCTACGACGCCATGGCCGGCTACGCCTTCCCCATCGACCATATGGGCCGCCGCGCCGTGGAGGCCCTGAGGCAGGGGAAAGAGGTCGAGTACGGCCTGCTCGGCATCCGCCAGACCCCCGGCTTCACCGGCAACCGCCGCGAGGCGAACCGGATCTCCGAGGTCTCCCCCAACTCGCCGGCCGCCCTCGGCGACCTCCTGCAGGGCGACGCGATCGTCTCGATCAACGGCGTCCCGGTCTACGACTTCTCGACCCTGATCGTGGCCGTCAGCGCCTACGCCCCCGGCGAGAAGATCCGCATGAAGATCATCCGCGAGGGCCGCGAGCTGGAGCGGACGCTGGTGATCGCCAAGTTCCCCGTCGAGGGCGAGATCATCGCCACCGTCCGCCCCCCCGCCTGGCGCGGGATCCGCGTCGACCACCGCAGCCTGCTCATCGCCCCCCAGCTGGGGCTCAACCCGATCGAGGCGCTCCCGCAGGGCGTCGTCGTCCGCGAGGTCGAGCCCGGATCCCCGGCCGAGAAGGCCGGCCTCAAGCCCTGGCAGATGATCCGCGAGGTCGCCGACCGCCCCGTCGCCGACCCCGCCGACTTCGCCAAGGCCGTCGCCGACCGCAAGGGCCCCGTCCGCCTCATGACCGACCGCGGACCCGTCACCGTCGCCCCCTGA
- the alaS gene encoding alanine--tRNA ligase, with protein sequence MKTDELREAYLDFFASKGCVRKPSDVLAPNDPTVLFTPAGMNQFKREFMGLGDPTFKRATTCQKCIRTGDIENVGKTPRHMTFFEMLGNFSFGDYFKREAIHWAWEFLVKRLAIDPNRLTFTVYQDDDEAFDIWNKEIGVAAGRIKRMGEDDNFWPAGAPTHGPNGVCGPCSEIFYHGDGIEEVEIWNLVFTQFNRVGPGLLEPLPNKNIDTGMGLERAAAALQGAKSNYEIDLFIPIVAAAADALGVDYPKIKDTVDGVRIRRASDHVRTLTFCLHENVRPGPEKQGYVVRRLLRRAVLDAYQMGRREPFLYTLAPVVAEAMKGGYPELADSVPRIQHAIRDEEERFLRNLENGMRLLNDTFRKTKAAGSDVVSGGDAFDLLSTYGIPVEVTESLAADQNLRIDEKGFEAARVKFAAVSRGTAEAADVFAVGPLDSLKEAYHKGTAFLGYTTTEAPAKVIGILEQGRLADSAEVSAGGPPIALVLDQTPFYGESGGQVGDVGVVRGPGFTFQVEDTKKENDFFLHLGRVVEGRIAVGAEAVATVDADRRQAIRRAHSATHLLHNALHKHLGKHAQQAGSKVEPDRLRFDFSNPEAVGKERLQAIEKSVNDLVMTAAPVTWTLMPIAEAKTLGAMALFGEKYPEVVRVVQMGDFSRELCGGTHLDSVGQVGLFKILAEESVAAGTRRIVALTGRAALDFVHQEEETLGNLSANLRVPAGQVGDRVAALLEEIKALKKQAAQRKPEAAPKATADDLLAAARTAGEATVVIASVADATVDELRVLIDGLRRKREKGLAVLLASSGEGKVMLVAAFSKDLVEQGRNAGQWLKKVAPAVGGGGGGRPDLAQAGGKDPAKIPDALELAWAVVSGELGGA encoded by the coding sequence ATGAAAACCGACGAACTCCGTGAAGCGTATCTCGACTTCTTCGCCTCCAAGGGCTGCGTCCGCAAGCCGAGCGACGTGCTGGCGCCGAACGACCCGACGGTCCTCTTCACGCCGGCCGGGATGAACCAGTTCAAGCGCGAGTTCATGGGCCTGGGCGACCCGACCTTCAAGCGGGCCACGACCTGCCAGAAGTGCATCCGCACCGGCGACATCGAGAACGTCGGCAAGACCCCGCGGCACATGACGTTCTTCGAGATGCTGGGGAACTTCAGCTTCGGCGACTACTTCAAGCGCGAGGCGATCCACTGGGCCTGGGAGTTCCTCGTCAAGCGCCTGGCGATCGACCCGAACCGCCTGACGTTCACCGTCTACCAGGACGACGACGAGGCGTTCGACATCTGGAACAAGGAGATCGGCGTCGCCGCCGGCCGCATCAAGCGGATGGGCGAGGACGACAACTTCTGGCCCGCCGGGGCCCCGACCCACGGCCCCAACGGCGTCTGCGGGCCCTGCTCGGAGATCTTCTACCACGGCGACGGCATCGAGGAAGTCGAGATCTGGAACCTCGTCTTCACCCAGTTCAACCGCGTCGGGCCCGGCCTGCTCGAACCCCTGCCGAACAAGAACATCGACACCGGCATGGGCCTCGAACGCGCCGCGGCGGCCCTGCAGGGGGCCAAGTCGAACTACGAGATCGACCTCTTCATCCCGATCGTCGCCGCCGCGGCCGACGCCCTGGGCGTCGACTACCCCAAGATCAAGGACACCGTCGACGGCGTCCGCATCCGCCGGGCCAGCGACCACGTCCGCACCCTGACCTTCTGCCTCCACGAGAACGTCCGCCCCGGCCCCGAGAAGCAGGGCTACGTCGTCCGCCGCCTGCTCCGCCGCGCCGTGCTCGACGCCTACCAGATGGGCCGCCGCGAGCCCTTCCTCTACACCCTCGCCCCGGTCGTCGCCGAGGCCATGAAGGGGGGGTACCCCGAGCTGGCCGACAGCGTCCCGCGGATCCAGCACGCGATCCGCGACGAGGAGGAGCGGTTCCTGCGCAACCTCGAGAACGGGATGCGGCTGCTCAACGACACCTTCCGCAAGACCAAGGCCGCCGGCTCCGACGTCGTCTCGGGCGGCGACGCCTTCGACCTGCTCTCGACCTACGGGATCCCCGTCGAGGTCACCGAGAGCCTCGCCGCCGACCAGAACCTGCGGATCGACGAGAAGGGCTTCGAGGCCGCCCGCGTCAAGTTCGCCGCCGTCTCCCGGGGGACCGCCGAGGCCGCCGACGTCTTCGCCGTCGGCCCGCTCGACTCCCTCAAGGAGGCCTACCACAAGGGCACCGCGTTCCTCGGCTATACGACGACCGAGGCGCCCGCCAAGGTGATCGGCATCCTCGAACAGGGCCGGCTCGCCGATTCCGCCGAGGTCTCCGCGGGCGGCCCGCCGATCGCCCTGGTGCTCGACCAGACCCCGTTCTACGGCGAGTCGGGCGGCCAGGTCGGCGACGTGGGCGTCGTCAGGGGGCCGGGCTTCACCTTCCAGGTCGAGGACACCAAGAAGGAGAACGACTTCTTCCTGCACCTGGGCCGGGTCGTCGAGGGCCGGATCGCCGTCGGTGCCGAGGCCGTGGCGACCGTCGACGCCGACCGCCGGCAGGCCATCCGCCGCGCCCACTCGGCGACGCACCTGCTGCACAACGCGCTGCACAAGCACCTGGGTAAGCACGCCCAGCAGGCCGGCAGCAAGGTCGAGCCCGACCGCCTGCGGTTCGACTTCTCGAACCCCGAGGCCGTCGGCAAGGAACGTCTGCAGGCGATCGAGAAGTCGGTCAACGACCTGGTCATGACCGCCGCGCCCGTCACCTGGACCCTGATGCCGATCGCCGAGGCCAAGACCCTGGGCGCGATGGCCCTGTTCGGCGAGAAGTACCCCGAGGTCGTCCGGGTCGTCCAGATGGGCGACTTCTCGCGCGAGCTTTGCGGCGGCACCCACCTCGACAGCGTGGGTCAGGTGGGCCTGTTCAAGATCCTGGCCGAAGAGTCGGTCGCCGCCGGCACGCGGCGGATCGTCGCCCTGACGGGCCGGGCCGCGCTCGACTTCGTCCACCAGGAGGAGGAGACGCTGGGGAACCTTTCGGCCAACCTCCGCGTCCCCGCCGGCCAGGTGGGCGACCGCGTCGCGGCGCTCCTGGAGGAGATCAAGGCCCTCAAGAAGCAGGCCGCCCAGCGCAAGCCCGAGGCGGCCCCCAAGGCGACGGCCGACGACCTGCTCGCCGCCGCCCGCACGGCGGGCGAGGCGACGGTGGTCATCGCCTCGGTCGCCGACGCCACGGTCGACGAGCTGCGAGTCCTGATCGACGGCCTCCGGCGCAAGCGCGAGAAGGGCCTGGCCGTCCTGCTCGCCTCTTCGGGCGAGGGGAAGGTGATGCTCGTGGCCGCGTTCTCGAAGGACCTGGTCGAGCAGGGGCGGAACGCCGGCCAGTGGCTCAAGAAGGTCGCCCCGGCCGTCGGCGGCGGGGGCGGCGGCCGACCCGACCTCGCCCAGGCCGGCGGCAAGGACCCCGCCAAGATCCCCGACGCCCTGGAGCTGGCCTGGGCCGTCGTCAGCGGCGAGCTGGGGGGGGCCTGA
- a CDS encoding HNH endonuclease: MDRAIERSVRRRAAGRCEYCRMSQADDELPFEVDHIIAEQHDGRTQEGNLCLACFSCTRHKGPNIAGVDPETGNIVPLFNPRRQKWPRHFRWDGPVLTGRTASGRATIVVLKINLDYRIDLRRALIEEGGFPPP, encoded by the coding sequence ATGGACCGCGCGATCGAGAGGTCGGTGCGGCGACGCGCCGCCGGCCGGTGCGAATACTGCCGAATGTCGCAGGCCGACGACGAACTGCCTTTCGAGGTCGACCACATCATCGCCGAGCAGCACGACGGCCGGACCCAGGAGGGAAACCTCTGCCTGGCCTGCTTCTCGTGCACTCGCCATAAAGGGCCGAACATCGCCGGGGTGGATCCCGAGACCGGGAACATCGTCCCGCTCTTCAACCCCCGACGTCAGAAGTGGCCGCGTCACTTCCGCTGGGACGGTCCCGTCTTGACCGGCCGGACGGCGAGCGGTCGGGCGACGATCGTCGTCCTGAAGATCAACCTCGACTATCGGATCGACCTGCGCCGCGCCCTGATCGAAGAAGGGGGCTTCCCACCGCCTTGA
- a CDS encoding class I SAM-dependent methyltransferase has translation MTTSQNAAADLSRDRAFLESLADRDRWFYTHYVWAVDVIAEQLGRVVPLEGASVFDFGCGEGLMARGLAPICREVKGVDVVPKFVGLDARIEGVFGPGHSVPPVDLRLVDPFEPLPYADGAFDAAFAWSVFEHVGDPGRSIREIHRVLRPGGAFFLIINPMYHSAMGGHLWNVLDEPWIHLRLSREELFDRVRKAILKAEVEEGRTDVWQGKTVEEYRDTLLRCLDSLNMLTIRQLKDHLRYAGFTLVAEEIRQSLPHEPPADLLEAYPREDLMSDEVRLLLRR, from the coding sequence ATGACGACATCGCAAAACGCGGCCGCGGACCTGTCCCGCGACCGCGCCTTCCTGGAGTCGCTGGCGGACCGCGACCGCTGGTTCTACACCCATTACGTCTGGGCGGTCGACGTGATCGCCGAGCAGCTCGGGCGGGTGGTCCCGCTGGAGGGGGCGTCCGTCTTCGACTTCGGCTGCGGCGAGGGCCTGATGGCCCGGGGCCTGGCGCCGATCTGCCGCGAGGTCAAGGGCGTCGACGTCGTCCCCAAGTTCGTCGGGCTCGACGCCCGCATCGAGGGCGTCTTCGGGCCCGGCCATTCGGTGCCGCCGGTCGACCTCCGGCTGGTCGACCCCTTCGAGCCGCTGCCTTACGCCGACGGCGCGTTCGACGCCGCGTTCGCCTGGTCGGTCTTCGAGCACGTCGGCGACCCCGGGAGGTCGATCCGCGAGATCCACCGCGTGCTGCGGCCCGGCGGGGCCTTCTTCCTGATCATCAACCCGATGTACCACTCGGCCATGGGCGGCCACCTGTGGAACGTCCTCGACGAGCCCTGGATCCACCTCCGGCTCTCGCGCGAGGAGCTGTTCGACCGCGTCCGCAAGGCGATCCTCAAGGCCGAGGTCGAGGAGGGCCGGACCGACGTCTGGCAGGGGAAGACCGTCGAGGAGTATCGCGACACCCTGCTGCGGTGCCTCGACAGCCTGAACATGCTGACCATCCGCCAGCTCAAGGACCACCTCCGCTACGCCGGCTTCACCCTCGTCGCCGAGGAGATCCGCCAGAGCCTCCCCCACGAGCCCCCCGCCGACCTGCTCGAAGCCTACCCCCGCGAAGACCTGATGAGCGACGAGGTCCGCCTGCTGCTGCGGCGCTGA
- a CDS encoding Minf_1886 family protein, producing the protein MSNFRDEICRVIAKDPRYSLEAYAFVLESLHLARNRKLREARRLGRERERERAARPLKGRGARKKAKDEPPSGHVTGRQVCLAVRRLALREYGMLAMPVLARWGLRSTSDVGEIIYNLIASGDLDKTPHDRREDFDDVFDFETDFRPAPLAEDDPDDAPDAPEDD; encoded by the coding sequence ATGAGCAACTTCCGCGACGAGATCTGCCGCGTCATCGCCAAGGACCCGCGGTACTCGCTGGAGGCCTACGCCTTCGTCCTGGAATCGCTGCACCTGGCCCGCAACCGCAAGCTCCGCGAGGCCCGCCGGCTCGGCCGGGAACGCGAGCGCGAGCGGGCCGCCCGCCCCCTCAAGGGCCGGGGCGCGCGGAAGAAGGCCAAGGACGAGCCCCCCTCGGGCCACGTCACCGGCCGCCAGGTCTGCCTCGCGGTGCGGCGGCTGGCGCTCCGCGAATACGGCATGCTCGCCATGCCCGTCCTCGCCCGCTGGGGCCTGCGCTCGACCTCGGACGTCGGCGAGATCATCTACAACCTGATCGCCTCCGGCGACCTGGACAAGACGCCCCACGACCGCCGCGAGGACTTCGACGACGTCTTCGACTTCGAGACCGACTTCCGCCCCGCCCCGCTCGCCGAGGACGACCCCGACGACGCCCCGGACGCCCCCGAGGACGATTGA
- a CDS encoding SMP-30/gluconolactonase/LRE family protein — protein sequence MLGLAMLLRALILASLALAPAEEPTSEPARIETIVGTGEAGFSGDGGPAARARLNQPFDVVYDRAGNLYLSDTGNQRIRRVDASGVITTVAGNGGKGFAGDGGPATAAKLDEPYGMAIDGDGNLYFADRLNRRVRRVDGRSGIITTVAGDGGKATSGDGGPGPDAGIVEPNDVALDGRGRLFIADVSGHRVRVVDLATGRIATFAGDGRGRRAGDGGPAATASFFGPRAVEALADGSLLILERNGHALRSVAADGTVSTIAGGSKGYRGDGGPARDAAFDGPKELDAGPNGDLLIVDTENHAIRRIDAKTHEVSTVAGRGVAAKDGDGGPAAAAGLARPHGVAFGPDGRSFVIGDTENHRIRRVVPVGR from the coding sequence ATGCTCGGTCTCGCGATGCTGCTGCGTGCGTTGATCCTGGCCAGCCTCGCTCTCGCCCCGGCCGAGGAACCCACATCCGAGCCGGCCCGGATCGAGACGATCGTCGGCACGGGCGAGGCAGGGTTCTCCGGCGACGGCGGGCCCGCGGCGCGGGCGCGGCTGAACCAGCCGTTCGACGTGGTCTACGACCGCGCGGGGAACCTCTATCTCTCGGACACGGGCAACCAGCGCATCCGTCGCGTGGACGCCTCGGGCGTCATCACGACGGTGGCCGGCAACGGCGGGAAAGGGTTCGCAGGCGACGGCGGGCCGGCGACCGCGGCGAAGCTCGACGAGCCCTACGGGATGGCGATCGACGGCGACGGGAACCTGTATTTCGCCGACCGGCTCAACCGCCGGGTGCGTCGGGTCGACGGCCGTTCCGGGATCATCACGACGGTCGCCGGCGACGGCGGGAAGGCCACGTCCGGCGATGGCGGGCCGGGGCCGGACGCCGGGATCGTCGAGCCCAACGACGTCGCCCTCGACGGCCGCGGCCGGCTGTTCATCGCCGACGTCTCCGGCCACCGCGTCCGCGTGGTCGACCTCGCCACGGGGCGGATCGCCACCTTCGCCGGCGACGGCCGAGGCCGCCGCGCGGGAGACGGCGGGCCGGCCGCAACGGCCTCGTTCTTCGGCCCCCGGGCGGTCGAGGCGCTGGCGGACGGCTCGCTGTTGATCCTCGAACGCAACGGCCACGCGCTCCGCTCGGTCGCGGCCGACGGGACCGTCTCCACGATCGCGGGAGGCTCGAAGGGCTACCGGGGCGACGGCGGCCCGGCCCGCGACGCGGCCTTCGACGGCCCCAAGGAACTCGACGCCGGCCCGAACGGCGACCTGCTGATCGTCGATACCGAGAACCACGCCATCCGTCGGATCGACGCGAAGACGCACGAGGTCTCCACCGTCGCCGGCCGGGGCGTCGCGGCGAAGGACGGCGACGGCGGCCCCGCCGCGGCCGCGGGCCTGGCGCGCCCGCACGGCGTCGCCTTCGGCCCCGACGGCCGCTCGTTCGTCATCGGCGATACCGAGAACCACCGCATCCGCCGCGTCGTCCCGGTGGGCCGCTGA
- a CDS encoding acyl-CoA dehydrogenase family protein, with translation MDFGFSAEQRKWYDAAVAFAREQLVDPDFIGRDQRGEFWREGFERCAKFGAAGLPVPREYGGQGEEIETAVAAMEGLGYACPDTGLLFALNASLWTITMPILVFGDDAQKKRFLPGLCDGRSFGANGASEPEAGSDIFSMKTRAERKGDRWVLNGRKVWITGGPVADVYLIFATTDPTKGVLGITAFLIDRDTPGFHVVREIPKLGMRTAPMGELVFEGCELPAENLLGREGRGSRIFNQALEWERGAILASVVGTMQRQLDRCILRARQRKQFGQSIGKFQSVSNRIVDMMTRLETSRFMVYRYAWLKKQGKDATIAASMAKLHVSECFAQNSFDAVRIFGAQGYTVEEGLERDVRDSTGGVLFSGTNDIQRNIIAQHLRI, from the coding sequence ATGGACTTCGGATTCTCGGCGGAGCAGCGGAAGTGGTATGACGCGGCCGTGGCGTTCGCGCGCGAGCAGCTCGTCGACCCCGACTTCATCGGCCGCGACCAGCGCGGCGAGTTCTGGCGCGAGGGCTTCGAGCGCTGCGCGAAGTTCGGCGCCGCCGGCCTCCCCGTCCCCCGCGAATACGGCGGCCAGGGCGAGGAGATCGAGACGGCCGTCGCCGCGATGGAGGGCCTCGGCTACGCCTGCCCGGACACGGGCCTCCTCTTCGCGCTGAACGCGTCGCTCTGGACGATCACGATGCCGATCCTGGTGTTCGGCGACGACGCCCAGAAGAAGCGGTTCCTCCCCGGCCTCTGCGACGGCCGCTCCTTCGGCGCCAACGGCGCCAGCGAGCCCGAGGCCGGCTCGGACATCTTCAGCATGAAGACCCGCGCCGAGCGCAAGGGCGACCGCTGGGTCCTCAACGGCCGCAAGGTCTGGATCACCGGCGGCCCCGTCGCCGACGTCTACCTGATCTTCGCCACCACCGACCCGACCAAGGGGGTGCTCGGCATCACCGCGTTCCTCATCGACCGCGACACGCCCGGCTTCCACGTCGTCCGCGAGATCCCCAAGCTCGGCATGCGCACCGCCCCGATGGGCGAGCTGGTCTTCGAGGGCTGCGAGCTGCCCGCCGAGAACCTGCTGGGCCGCGAAGGCCGGGGGTCGCGGATCTTCAACCAGGCCCTGGAATGGGAGCGCGGGGCGATCCTCGCCAGCGTCGTCGGCACGATGCAGCGGCAGCTCGACCGCTGCATCCTGCGGGCCCGCCAGCGCAAGCAGTTCGGCCAGTCGATCGGCAAATTCCAGTCGGTGTCCAACCGGATCGTCGACATGATGACCCGGCTGGAGACCAGCCGGTTCATGGTCTACCGCTACGCCTGGCTGAAGAAGCAGGGGAAGGACGCGACCATCGCCGCGTCGATGGCCAAGCTCCACGTCTCCGAGTGCTTCGCCCAGAACAGCTTCGACGCCGTCCGGATCTTCGGCGCCCAGGGCTACACCGTCGAGGAGGGCCTCGAACGCGACGTCCGCGACAGCACCGGCGGCGTCCTCTTCTCGGGCACCAACGACATCCAGCGCAACATCATCGCCCAGCACCTGCGGATCTGA
- a CDS encoding DUF1559 domain-containing protein codes for MKFDRRGGFTLIELLVVIAIIAVLIALLLPAVQSAREAARRAQCTNNLKQMGLAMHNYHQAAGSFPMGNAIAYSDPGVQTTWGTFSAHSMMLPYLEQTPLYNSCNFAWTVWYGMGASLNATVWNTKVNAFLCPSDGQAGKDHINSYFGSFGTGTDPWAVNTNGTFAPEQTAYSVADITDGTSNTISHTEALVGDYNNTRTKWRQYVSGVPGSVPGNMIVRDARTIMPQVVQYAQNCMQAIVATPGTNSNKGLAWATGSPGLTLTNIIFPPNSTQYAFSSCRWDCAAGCGTDFGHIHISSSTHPGGVNVAFLDGSVRFVKNSIDQNTWMSLGSRDGEEVVSSSSY; via the coding sequence ATGAAATTCGATCGACGCGGCGGATTCACGCTCATCGAGCTTTTGGTCGTCATCGCGATCATCGCGGTGCTGATCGCGCTCCTGCTCCCGGCCGTGCAGTCGGCGCGCGAGGCGGCCCGACGGGCCCAGTGCACGAACAACCTCAAGCAGATGGGGCTGGCGATGCACAACTACCACCAGGCGGCCGGCTCGTTCCCGATGGGCAACGCCATCGCCTACTCCGACCCGGGCGTGCAGACGACCTGGGGAACCTTCAGCGCCCACTCGATGATGCTCCCCTACCTGGAGCAGACGCCGCTGTACAACTCGTGCAACTTCGCCTGGACCGTCTGGTACGGCATGGGCGCGAGCCTGAACGCGACGGTCTGGAACACGAAGGTCAACGCGTTCCTCTGCCCGTCCGACGGCCAGGCCGGCAAGGACCACATCAACAGCTACTTCGGCTCGTTCGGCACCGGCACCGACCCCTGGGCCGTCAACACCAACGGCACCTTCGCCCCCGAGCAGACGGCCTACTCGGTCGCCGACATCACCGACGGCACCTCGAACACGATCTCGCACACCGAGGCCCTGGTCGGCGACTACAACAACACGCGGACGAAGTGGCGGCAGTACGTCTCGGGGGTGCCCGGCAGCGTGCCCGGCAACATGATCGTCCGCGACGCGCGGACCATCATGCCCCAGGTGGTCCAGTACGCCCAGAACTGCATGCAGGCCATCGTCGCCACGCCGGGGACGAACTCCAACAAGGGCCTGGCCTGGGCGACCGGCTCGCCCGGCCTGACCTTGACCAACATCATCTTCCCGCCGAACTCCACCCAGTACGCCTTCTCGTCCTGCCGCTGGGACTGCGCCGCGGGCTGCGGGACCGACTTCGGCCACATCCACATCTCGTCGAGCACCCACCCCGGCGGCGTGAACGTCGCCTTCCTGGACGGC
- a CDS encoding PSP1 domain-containing protein — protein MGYIVRYGRMRILGACQAAPGVEHPRGQRVVVRSDRGLELGEVLCPLTERSAQALERRDPGEIVRPAEGPDLQLEQALPPLEKIAFATCQELIARRRMQMNLVDVEILFGRERTIFYYLAEKRVDFRELVRDLARALRTRIEMRQIGVRDEAKLLADYGDCGKPVCCNTHLSQMPPVSMKMAKLQKTTLDPSKISGRCGRLKCCLRYEYDAYRDAEKALPPNGSRVETVKGRGRVMAQDVLAQKLVVEYEDGRRIIIGLADVLAVEPKTRAPRRPDGPAPSASDGEPRDGLEDDDPDSGFEE, from the coding sequence ATGGGCTACATCGTCCGATACGGCCGGATGCGGATCCTGGGCGCGTGCCAAGCCGCGCCGGGCGTGGAGCATCCGCGCGGCCAGCGGGTGGTCGTCCGCAGCGACCGCGGCCTCGAGCTGGGCGAGGTCCTCTGCCCCCTGACCGAGCGCTCGGCCCAGGCCCTGGAGCGCCGCGACCCCGGCGAGATCGTCCGGCCGGCCGAGGGCCCCGACCTCCAGCTCGAACAGGCCCTGCCGCCGCTGGAGAAGATCGCCTTCGCCACCTGCCAGGAGCTGATCGCCCGCCGCCGGATGCAGATGAACCTGGTCGACGTCGAGATCCTCTTCGGCCGCGAGCGGACCATCTTCTACTACCTGGCCGAGAAGCGGGTCGACTTCCGCGAGCTGGTGCGCGACCTCGCGCGAGCCCTGCGGACGCGGATCGAGATGCGTCAGATCGGCGTCCGCGACGAGGCGAAGCTGCTGGCCGACTACGGCGACTGCGGCAAGCCGGTCTGCTGCAATACCCACCTTTCGCAAATGCCGCCGGTCTCGATGAAGATGGCCAAGCTCCAGAAGACGACCCTCGACCCGTCCAAGATCTCGGGCCGCTGCGGCCGGCTCAAGTGCTGCCTCCGCTACGAGTACGACGCCTACCGCGACGCCGAGAAGGCCCTGCCCCCCAACGGCTCGCGGGTCGAGACCGTCAAGGGCCGGGGCCGGGTCATGGCCCAGGACGTCCTGGCGCAGAAGCTCGTCGTCGAGTACGAGGACGGCCGCCGGATCATCATCGGCCTCGCCGACGTCCTCGCCGTCGAGCCCAAGACGCGGGCCCCCCGGCGGCCCGACGGCCCGGCCCCTTCGGCGTCCGACGGCGAACCCCGCGACGGCCTGGAAGACGACGATCCCGACTCGGGGTTCGAAGAATGA
- the rpsI gene encoding 30S ribosomal protein S9, whose translation MSATATAPKTYTWGTGRRKTAVARVRIAEGTGQFIVNGLDAREYFPLEVQQTDIRAPLKATEMTERVDVWVNVVGSGKPSQSGAVVQGLARALKEFRPDIDEALRAGNFLTRDARMVERKKYGHKKARKSFQFSKR comes from the coding sequence ATGTCCGCGACCGCGACAGCACCGAAAACCTACACCTGGGGCACCGGCCGGCGCAAGACCGCGGTCGCCCGGGTCCGCATCGCCGAGGGTACCGGCCAGTTCATCGTCAACGGCCTCGACGCCCGCGAGTACTTCCCCCTGGAAGTCCAGCAGACCGACATCCGCGCCCCGCTCAAGGCCACCGAGATGACCGAGCGGGTCGACGTGTGGGTCAACGTGGTCGGCAGCGGCAAGCCCAGCCAGTCGGGCGCCGTCGTCCAGGGCCTCGCCCGCGCGCTCAAGGAGTTCCGCCCCGACATCGACGAGGCCCTCCGCGCCGGCAACTTCCTCACCCGCGACGCCCGAATGGTCGAACGCAAGAAATACGGCCACAAGAAGGCCCGCAAGAGCTTCCAGTTCTCCAAGCGGTAA